A stretch of Mastomys coucha isolate ucsf_1 unplaced genomic scaffold, UCSF_Mcou_1 pScaffold3, whole genome shotgun sequence DNA encodes these proteins:
- the Ubd gene encoding ubiquitin D isoform X1 — protein sequence MASCICVVSSEQWPVMTFRTTENDKVKKINEHVRSQTKVSVQDQILLLDSKILKPHRKLSSYGIDKETTIHLTLKVVKPSDEELPLFLVESENEGQRHLLQARRTSSVAQVKEMIESVTAVKPKRQIVTCNGKRLEDGKIMADYNIKSGSLLFLTGHCIGG from the exons ATGGCTTCCTGCATCTGT GTTGTCAGTTCAGAGCAATGGCCAGTGATGACCTTTCGTACCACCGAGAACGACAAAGTGAAGAAGATAAATGAACACGTTAGGTCCCAAACCAAAGTCTCTGTTCAGGACCAGATCCTTCTGCTAGACTCCAAGATCCTCAAGCCCCATAGGAAATTGTCATCTTATGGGATTGACAAGGAAACCACTATCCACCTCACCCTAAAGGTGGTGAAGCCCAGTGATGAAGAGCTGCCCTTGTTTCTGGTGGAGTCAGAAAACGAGGGGCAAAGGCACCTCCTCCAAGCTCGAAGAACCAGCTCAGTGGCCCAGGTGAAAGAGATGATCGAGAGTGTGACTGCTGTGAAGCCCAAGAGGCAGATTGTGACTTGCAACGGAAAGAGGCTGGAAGACGGGAAGATCATGGCCGACTACAACATCAAGAGTGGCAGTTTGCTCTTTCTGACAGGGCACTGCATTGGGGGATGA
- the Ubd gene encoding ubiquitin D isoform X2 encodes MTFRTTENDKVKKINEHVRSQTKVSVQDQILLLDSKILKPHRKLSSYGIDKETTIHLTLKVVKPSDEELPLFLVESENEGQRHLLQARRTSSVAQVKEMIESVTAVKPKRQIVTCNGKRLEDGKIMADYNIKSGSLLFLTGHCIGG; translated from the coding sequence ATGACCTTTCGTACCACCGAGAACGACAAAGTGAAGAAGATAAATGAACACGTTAGGTCCCAAACCAAAGTCTCTGTTCAGGACCAGATCCTTCTGCTAGACTCCAAGATCCTCAAGCCCCATAGGAAATTGTCATCTTATGGGATTGACAAGGAAACCACTATCCACCTCACCCTAAAGGTGGTGAAGCCCAGTGATGAAGAGCTGCCCTTGTTTCTGGTGGAGTCAGAAAACGAGGGGCAAAGGCACCTCCTCCAAGCTCGAAGAACCAGCTCAGTGGCCCAGGTGAAAGAGATGATCGAGAGTGTGACTGCTGTGAAGCCCAAGAGGCAGATTGTGACTTGCAACGGAAAGAGGCTGGAAGACGGGAAGATCATGGCCGACTACAACATCAAGAGTGGCAGTTTGCTCTTTCTGACAGGGCACTGCATTGGGGGATGA